From a single Accipiter gentilis chromosome 8, bAccGen1.1, whole genome shotgun sequence genomic region:
- the LINGO3 gene encoding leucine-rich repeat and immunoglobulin-like domain-containing nogo receptor-interacting protein 3 yields MLYTMTCWLPVLVLHLVLLSPPRVAACPARCECAPQIKSVVCHRKRLTTIPEGIPTETKILELNKNRIRCLNPGDLSPYPLLEELDFSENIISNVEPGAFSNLFNLQTLRLRGNQLKLIPPGVFTKLTNLTLLDISENKLVILLDYMFQDLRNLKSLEVGDNDLVYISQRAFSGLLGLEQLTIEKCNLTSISAESLSYLQNLEVLRLRHLSISALEDQNFKKLYNLLQLEIDNWPLLEDVSPTSFQGLNLTSLSITYTNITAVPAAALRNLVYLRYLNLSYNPISTVLKGSFKDLIRLQELHIVGALLVSVEPQAFSGLRQIRLLNLSSNFLSTLEESTFHSVNTLETLRVDRNPLACDCRLLWILQRRKTLNFDGQQPMCSSPPEIQGNALRDFPDSVLFEYFTCQKPKIRDRKLQHVTAREGQSVSFLCRADGEPDPSIAWVSPQHRMITTRSTGRATVLPGGTLEIRFAQVQDSGTYICIASNAGGNDTYFATLTVKGRPADGSHYANRTLYLSEFNDTSHNDTQVFLKFTLDLKTILVSTAMGCITFLGVVLFCFLLLFVWSRGRGQHKNNFSVEYSFRKVDGPTTTTGQGGARKFNMKMI; encoded by the coding sequence ATGCTCTACACAATGACATGTTGGCTCCCGGTCCTGGTCCTCCACCTGGTCCTCCTGAGCCCCCCACGGgtggcagcctgccctgcccgctGCGAGTGTGCCCCGCAGATCAAGTCGGTGGTGTGTCACCGCAAGCGGCTCACCACCATCCCCGAGGGCATCCCCACCGAAACCAAGATTCTGGAGCTCAACAAGAACCGTATCCGCTGCCTGAACCCGGGGGACCTCTCCCCATACCcactgctggaggagctggattTCAGCGAGAACATCATCTCCAATGTGGAGCCGGGCGCCTTCAGCAATCTGTTTAACCTGCAGACCTTGCGGCTGCGGGGAAACCAGCTTAAGCTCATCCCCCCAGGGGTCTTCACCAAGCTAACCAACCTCACCCTCCTGGACATCAGCGAGAACAAACTCGTCATCCTGCTGGACTACATGTTCCAGGATTTGCGAAACCTGAAGAGCCTGGAGGTGGGCGATAACGACTTGGTGTACATCTCCCAACGGGCCTTCTCGGGGCTGCTCGGCCTGGAGCAGCTGACCATTGAGAAGTGCAACCTGACCTCCATCTCGGCTGAGTCGCTCTCCTACCTCCAGAACCTGGAGGTGCTGCGGCTCCGGCACCTCAGCATCTCTGCGCTGGAGGACCAAAACTTCAAGAAGCTCTACAACCTCCTGCAGCTGGAGATCGACAACTGGCCGCTGCTGGAAGACGTCTCCCCCACCAGCTTCCAGGGCCTGAACCTCACCTCACTCTCCATCACCTACACCAACATCACGGCCGTTCCCGCCGCTGCCTTGAGGAACCTGGTGTACCTCCGCTACCTGAACCTGTCCTACAACCCCATTAGCACTGTGCTGAAGGGCTCCTTTAAAGACCTCATCCGGCTCCAGGAGCTCCACATCGTGGGCGCTCTCTTGGTGTCCGTGGAGCCGCAGGCTTTCTCCGGCCTGAGACAAATCCGGCTGCTCAACCTCTCCAGCAACTTTCTTTCCACGCTGGAGGAGAGCACCTTCCACTCCGTCAACACGCTGGAGACGCTGCGGGTGGACAGGAACCCCCTGGCCTGCGACTGCCGCCTCCTCTGGATCCTCCAGCGACGGAAAACGCTCAACTTTGATGGACAGCAGCCCATGTGCTCCTCGCCGCCCGAAatccagggcaatgccctgcgcGACTTCCCGGACTCCGTGCTCTTCGAGTACTTCACCTGCCAGAAGCCCAAGATAAGGGATCGGAAGCTGCAGCACGTGACGGCCCGGGAAGGGCAGTCTGTGTCCTTCCTTTGCCGGGCGGATGGGGAGCCGGACCCCTCCATCGCCTGGGTGTCCCCCCAGCACCGCATGATCACCACCCGCAGCACGGGGCGGGCGACCGTGCTGCCCGGGGGCACCCTGGAGATCCGCTTCGCCCAGGTGCAGGACAGCGGCACCTACATCTGCATCGCCAGCAACGCGGGAGGCAACGACACCTACTTCGCCACCCTGACGGTCAAGGGGCGGCCAGCCGACGGCTCCCACTACGCGAACCGAACTTTGTACCTCAGCGAGTTCAACGACACCTCCCACAACGACACGCAAGTCTTCTTGAAGTTTACGTTGGACCTCAAGACCATCCTGGTCTCCACGGCCATGGGCTGCATCACCTTCCTGGGTGTGGTgctcttctgcttcctcctcctcttcgtctggagccggggccggggccagcaCAAGAACAACTTCTCGGTGGAGTACTCCTTCCGCAAGGTGGAcggtcccaccaccaccaccggccAAGGAGGAGCCAGGAAGTTCAACATGAAGATGATCTGA